The DNA region GTTATTCCAATTCGGCACAGCATTTTATTGATAAATATGATGGTTCCTTGCCGTTTGCTCATTTTATAAAAGCGCAATTTGCAGAAAATAAAAAATACGGTAGCAAAGATCGCCGATGGATTGCCCATTTTTGTTATTGTTATTTTCGGGTGGCATCAGCACTACTCGGTTCGGAAAAGGAAATAGCTATTCGTATCGCCGTGTATTTGTGTTCGGATGATTTATCAGAATATGATGCAATTTTTGATAAACATTGGTTCGATGCGTCTAATCTAAATGAGCGAATTGAGATTATACAAAATCAGTTTCCTGCTTTTAATTGGGTACATAGTTTCCCATTCCTTGATAAATTGTCTGACAAAATTGATAAAGAGACATTTCAAATATCTTTTTTGCAACAGCCGGATGTTTTTTTGCGTGTTCGTCCGCAAAAGTTGGAAATTGTCAAAAAGAAGCTAAAAAAAGTAGATTGGAATTATCATTGGGAAAATGAGTATTGTTTGCGTATTCCACCGAATATCAAAATTGAAGAATATTTTGAAATTAATAAAGAAGTTGTCGTGCAGGACTATATGTCACAATCCATTGCACAATATTTTCCGGATATACCTGTGAAATCTTATTTCGATTGTTGCGCGGCAAGTGGAGGTAAAGCAATGCTTTTTCACGATTATTTTCCTGATGTTTTTTTAAATGTGACTGATATAAGATCCAGTATTTTAAATAATTTGAAAAAAAGATTTCATGAAGCAGGTATAACGTTTTATACAGCTAATGTAATGGATATGGCAACTCCCATATCTAAGGATCCTAAACGAAAATTTGAGTTTGTATTGTGCGATGCTCCTTGTTCTGGCTCGGGCACATGGGCTAGAAGTCCAGAAAATTTGTCTTATTACACTCCTTCAGATATAGAAGAAAAGCATGCGTTGCAGGTTAAAATTGCGGACAATGCAATTAGATATGTTCAAAATGGGGGATATTTGCTTTATATTACTTGTTCTGTATTTACTCAAGAAAATGAGAGTGTTGTATCTGAAATATTAAAGCG from Rhizosphaericola mali includes:
- a CDS encoding RsmB/NOP family class I SAM-dependent RNA methyltransferase, whose protein sequence is MYPNRFNSYSNSAQHFIDKYDGSLPFAHFIKAQFAENKKYGSKDRRWIAHFCYCYFRVASALLGSEKEIAIRIAVYLCSDDLSEYDAIFDKHWFDASNLNERIEIIQNQFPAFNWVHSFPFLDKLSDKIDKETFQISFLQQPDVFLRVRPQKLEIVKKKLKKVDWNYHWENEYCLRIPPNIKIEEYFEINKEVVVQDYMSQSIAQYFPDIPVKSYFDCCAASGGKAMLFHDYFPDVFLNVTDIRSSILNNLKKRFHEAGITFYTANVMDMATPISKDPKRKFEFVLCDAPCSGSGTWARSPENLSYYTPSDIEEKHALQVKIADNAIRYVQNGGYLLYITCSVFTQENESVVSEILKRNNHVVLEKTGYLFGAGKRADTMFATLFKVTN